ACGCCGCTGCCGGAAATACCTTCCCGTCGGTGCTGCGATCGATCCTGCGGCAGGATCCGAACGTGATCATGGTGGGCGAGATTCGCGACGCCGAGGTCGCCGAGATCGTCGGCCAGGCGGCCTATACCGGGCATCTCGTGCTCACCTCGCTCCACACCGCCGACTGCGCCTCGGCGGTGACGCGGTTGCTCAATCTCGGTCTCGAACCGTTCAAGATTGCGGAGAGCCTGAGGGCCATCGTCGCGCAACGGCTGGTGCGGAAGCTGTGTCCCGATTGCCGTCGCGTGCTTGACCAGTTCGAGGCGCGGCGGCTGGGCCGGGAGCTCGGCCTGGTGGCGGTGCCGGCGTCGGCCGGCGCCGGCTGCGATCGCTGCAAGGGCACCGGCTACACGGACCGGATTCCGGTCACGGAGGTGCTGGTGGCCGACGAAGCGATGCGCGACGCGATCGGGAAAGGCGCCACCGCCATGGAGATTCGCGCTCTCATGCACGCCGCGGGGTGTGACTCGATGCGCGAGAACGCGCTCGCTCTCGTCGCGCAGGGCGTCACCTCGATCGACGAGGTCGACCGCGTCCTGGCCACCGAAGAAGCCCCGGCCACGCCGGCGAGCAGCAAGCGGCGCGTCCTGATCACCGACGACGACCGCATTACGCGGATGTTGGTCAAGCTGCTCCTCGAGCGGGACGGCTACGAGGTGATCGAGGGCGTCGACGGCACCGAGGCGGTGGCGTTGGCGCACCGCGAACGCCCCGACCTGATCATCATCGACCTGATGATGCCGAAGATGGACGGGTATGAAGCGATTCAGAGAATCCGGCGCGATCTGTCCCTGGCCACGGTGCCGGTCATGGTGCTGACCGCCGAGGACGGCGCCGACATCGAACTCCGGGTGCTCGAGATGGGGGCCGACGACTACATGGTCAAGCCGTTCGAACCCGAGGTGCTGCTGTCCCGGGTGCGCGCCGCCTTCCGCCGCCTGGATCGTGTGGTGGCCGCGTAACCCCTTATAATCGCGGGCATGTTTTCCCGTCGCGACTTATTGTGGCGCCTGGCAATGGCCGGCGTCATGGCGCGCGTGGCGCCATCAGGCGTCGTCTTCGCACAGACTCCCAGCGCGGCGCAGCGATTCGGCAAGGAGAAGCTGCTCATCCGCTCGATGCGGCCGCCAGACTTCGAGACGCCGGTCGCCCTGCTCGATTCGTTCATCACGCCGAACGACCTGTTCTACGTGCGATCGCACCTGCCCATTCCAGCCCAGCTCGACGCGGCCACCTGGGCCTTGAAAATCGGCGGCCAGGTCAACTCGCCGCTGTCCCTCTCGATCGATGAGATCAAGAAGCTGCCCGCCGTCACCGTGACCGTGACGCTCGAGTGCGCGGGCAACGGCCGCGGCTTTTTCGAGCCCGCCGTGGCCGGCATCCAGTGGGAGAAGGGCGCGGTGAGCACCGCCAGGTTCACCGGCGCGCGCATGTCGGACGTGCTGAAGCGCGCCGGCGTGAAGACGACGGGCAGGAACGTCGAGATGCACGCCGCCGACCGGCCGCTGGGGACGATGCCGGCGTTCGTGCGGCAGGTGCCGATGGCCAAGGCCATGCACCCCGACACGCTGCTCGCCTACGACATGAACGGCCAGCCCATGCCGGCCGTGCACGGCTTCCCGCTCCGCGCCATCGTGCCCGGCTGGGAAGGCGCGTATTCGGTGAAGTGGGTCAACGCGCTGAATGTGCTCGACAAGGACTCCGGCAGCTTCTGGGTGGCGACCGCGTATCGCTATCCCAATCGCCGCGTGGCTCCCGGCGCCGCCGTGGATGCGAAAGACATGGTGCCGCTGACCGGCCTGGTGGTGAAGTCGTTGATCACCTCGCCCGCGGCCGGCGCGGCGCTCCCCGCCGGCCAGGTCGCGGTGGCCGGCTTCGCGTGGGCCGGCGAGACCAGCATCGCCAAGGTGGACATCTCGATCGACAACGGCGCGACCTGGACCGCGGCGCGGCTGGTCGGCGAACAGGCGAAGTACACCTGGCGGCGCTTCGAGCACACGTTCACGGTCAGCACTCCGCGGTCGGTGCTCATCCTTTCGCGCGCCACCGATTCCACCGGCACGTCGCAACCCGCCGTGTCGCATTGGAACCCGTCGGGCTATCTCTGGAACCAATACGATTCGGTCAGGGTGGAGATCGCAAGTGCGTAAGGTGCCTGGGGTGCCTAAGGGGTGGGTGCCATGGTGCCTCGGTGCCATGGTGCTTGGTGCCATGGTGCTTGGTGCCATGGTGCTTGGTGCGCAGGTGCTCTCGGCGCAGTCGCTGCCGGCCGGGGCGGGCGGCGACGTGGTGAGGCAACGCTGCGTGAGCTGTCACGAGAGCGACATCATCACCTCGCAGCGGCTGTCGCTGACCGGCTGGACCCGGTCGGTGGACAAGATGGTGCGCTGGGGCGCCACGGTCACGCCGGCGGAACGGGAAGTGCTGCATCCCTACCTGGCCGAGCACTTCGGCCCGACGCCGGCGGCCTCGCATGCCACCACCGAGGCCGGGGCTGCGTCCTACACGCGAGCATGCCTGGTCTGCCACGACGCCGACATCATCCAGCAGCAGAAGCTGTCGCCAACCGGCTGGACCCGTTCGGTCGAGAAGATGATGCGCTGGGGCGCCGCGGTGAGCGAGGCCGAGAAGACGCCGCTCGTGGACTACCTGTCGTCGCGGTACGGCCCAAGGTAAGGTCCGCGTGCTGATCGGTCTTGCGGCCGTCATCACGCTCTTCACCATCCTCTGGCTGTCCTCGCTCGGCCTCGTAGGGCTCGGCGCTCATGCGCCTCATAGGGCTCGCGGCCTTCGGCCGCTCGTAGGGTTCGGCGCTTCGCGCCTCATGGGGATCCCTTGCTCGGTACACCTTCCACTGGGTCGCCACTCCTATACCTGTCCAACAGGCCGTTGAGAGGGGCGGCTACTTGCCTCACCTGGAGTTCCAATGCGTCGTAGTGCGCGGGTGCGATATACCCGAGGCGACGCGCGGCGTGTAGGCCATACCCAACCTCCGCCAGTGATGCCGACGCGATACTCAGAAAGTGAAACTTCTCCTTCCGATATTGGCGTGCGTATCCTTCCACAATGTTCGCAGGAACTGAGTACGCGGCCCTCCGAAGCTGTGAAGACAGCTCGTACCTTTCCTCCCGCGGCAGGGTTTTCTGCGTCAGGCGGTGGATCTCGATGAAGAGGTCGTCAGCACGTTGCCAGGCAATCAGCGTGTGGTGTTTGAGCATGGGCGGCGTGGCAGCAATGCAGATGCCACGCTGGGGCTCGTGGGGCTCGCGGCTTCGCCGCTCGTAGGGGTCGGCGCTACGCGCCTCCTGGGGCTCGGGGCTTCGCCCCTCGTGGGGGTCGGGCCTTCAGCTCAGCCTCGAGTGGCCGTCTCACTACTCTGTTGTGTCAGAACTCGCCGCCATTCGCCGGTTGTTGCGGGTCAGGCTGCGTCACCGGACATCGTGAACAACCGAATCTGTGTCGAATCTGCGGCTGCATTCATCCGGCGGGTGACGGCAACTCAAGCGCATTCCGGAGCATTCCGGGACTAGGGTTGCGGAGCACCCCCACGAGGGCCAAAGGCCCGAGCCCTACGAGGCGCGACTTGTCCGCCGAGCCCCACGAGCGCCCTAGACGCGAGCCCTACGCACCGCGGAGCGGTGACGCTCCGCGGTGCCGATCGAGTTCGGCGGCCCTGGCGAGTGCGGACCTGACGACAGTCTGCGGGGCGCCGTGAAGCTCGAGCAGCGTGATCGCGTTCCGGGTCGTAGCCGGGCCGGGCTCCAGGCGGTATTCGAAGGTCAGGCCCTCCGGCCCGATCGAATCCGCGAAGTGGCACGCCTGATACTCGTCACGGAGGAGCTCCACGAGCTCGGCGTCGTGTGTGGCGGCCAGCACCAGGTGATTCCGGCCGCGACCCGAATCTCTGACGAGCTCCCTCAGCACGGCCTCGCCCACGGCGATCCGCTCGACGGCGTTGGTCCCTCGAAACAGTTCATCGAACAGAAACAGGTGCGGATCGGCTGACGCGCTCGCCGTAACCCTCGACAGCACTTCCTCAACCTCAACGAGGTAGTAGCTCTTGCCCTCGACCAAATCGTCTGCTCGCCCGATACAGCTCTGCACTTGGAGCACAGGCGCGCGATAGTCGGTCGCAAGACACGTGTTGATTGACTGCGCCATGACGGCCGTCACGCCGACGGTTCGCAGGAAGGTGGACTTCCCGGACATGTTCGAGCCGGTGACGAGCACACCATGTGGCGGACCCAGTTCAATAGAGTTCGGCACGGCGTCGACAACGAGCGGATGCCGGATGCCGGTCAGGATGGCGCGACTCCCCACAGGCTGAAACCGCGGGCGTGCCCACGTTTCGGTTGCAGCGCGGAAAGACGCCACGCTGATTGCCGCATCGACCTCTCCAACGGTGGCAATGACACTGAGAAGGGCACGGCTGCAGGACCGCAGTTCCCCGACCGCGAGCGACAGCGCGTTGATATCGAGCAGGAACAGGAGGTTGAGATATTCCCAGAAGCCGGCGATCAACTCGTTCGACTTTGATGGGTCACGCCCGACCCAACGGGCGATAGCGTTCAGCCTGGCGATCTTTGGCAGCTCGCGAGAAAGGGATGCGGTAATGGGTTCAGGCAGGCTCGCACGGATGATCTCAGCCGACGATACCAACGCGCTGATCTGGCGGAACGGCCCGATCATCGAACTGGTTCGCCATGCCGTCTTGGTCCTGACGAGCAGGTTGACGGCCGCGCCAGCGACGGGGATGAGAAACGCGCTGGGCCAGACCGGAATGGCGAGGAAAGCCGTGAGTACAACCCCGGCCCACACCACGAACAGGAGGTGCCAGCGTGGCCGCGTGAGCGCATCTCGCTGGGCCAACCACCACAGATCGTAGCCATCAGGATCGCGAAGGACGGCCAATGCCAGCTGAATTCGCTCGCGAGTTGCGGGATTTGCTGACATCCACTCGACAAGATGCTCGAACCCGTCGAGGTCGCCGGCATCCTGCCGGCGCAGTCGATGATAGAGGGCCTGCTGGCCGATCGTGCTTTCAGTGCGGTCGATCGACTGAAAGACCTCGTCGAGATTCAGATCGTTCCAGGTGCGGTCATCAAGTGATCGGCCGATGCCGTTCGCCAAGATGATCGACCTGTGGTACTCCGCAATCGCCTCCATCTTTCGAGGGCGATCGCTCGGTTTGCCCCAGTTGACGCGAATCGTCGACAAAAGCCGGGCACGGGCCCGTCGCGAGAACCACTCGGCGGTGACCGCGAGCAAGACGAGTGCGGCGACGGCAGCGGCAGCCGGTGGCATTGGGCCGGAGCGTAACACGCATGGGTCCAAGGAAGCAGGTGAGCGCCAAGTCCCAGGAGCGAGCGCCGCGAGCGACCCCCGAGATTGTTCATGGCGGCGTCAGCGTGAACACCTTCCCGGCTCGATAGAGGGCCATCCGCTCGCGGATGGCCTGACGCAACGCAGGCTGGTTGGCGGACGTGGCCGATTCGGCCTCGCTCGCCAGCCGCACGGCGTCCTCGAACAACCCCATCGCCGCCTGGCACCCGGCCAGCGCGTCAAGCGCCGCGGGGTCGCGCCGGCCCGTGGCCGCGACGATGCGTTCGGCCAGCCGCCGCGCCGCGGCGGGCCGCCGGGCCATGGGCTCCGGGTGGGCGGCGAGTAACCACACCACCGGCGTCAGCCGGGTCAGTAGATCCGGCTTCTGCTCGAGCGCCAGCGCGACCTGCGTCAGCGCGGCATCCGTCGCGCCATCCCCCGCGAGGACCACGGCCAGGTTGGCGCGGGCATCTGCGTTCCCGGGATCGGTGTTCACAGCGCGCTCGAACCCGGCGCGAGCATCGGCCACGCGTCCGTCCTTGAGCAGAAGCGTCGCGAGATTGTTGTGGGCGGCCGAATACGACGCATCAATCGTCAGCGCCTGCGCGTAGCGGGCCCTGGCTTCGCCGGGGCGGCCGGCCGCCTCGAGCGCGACGCCTTCATTGAACCAGGCGGCTGCGGACCCGGGCTGCAGCTTCGTGACCGCGCTGAAGTGGATCAGTGCCTTCGCCGGTTGGCCGAGCGCGAGGTACAACCCGGCGGCGTCGTTCCTCAGGTTCACATGGTTCGGTTCGCGCCGGAGGAGGACCTCGCTGCCGACGGCGTCCTCGGTCTGCATCTTGAGGTCGGCCGCCTGTCGCAGGCGGGCGCGGTCAGCGTCGGTCCGCGTCATCACCTGGACCCACAGGTCCGCCATCTCGTCGCTCGATCGCCATCCCCAGGCGGCCCGGGTCGGCGGCCGGTCCGGATTTCGCGGATTGGCCTCGGAGTTGTCGAACACGTATTCGAGCGACAGCCGCGTGCCGGCCGGCAGCCAGAACGGCGCGGCATACAGGTATCGATCCTGCCAGTTCATGTCCCACTCGGTGATACGGATTAGCGCGCGTCGCGAGCCATCAGGCAGGGTGGCCCACCCGTCCATCGAGCGCGCGCGGTAGTGCGCGTGTGGCTGCACCGCTCGCACTTCCGCGTCCACGGGCAGGACGAACGAATCGGTGACCACATGCCGCGACGCGCCGGCAGGCACATCGAGATCCTGGCGGCCCAGTCGAATCACCGTCGGCTGACGCGACGGCGGGCCATTGCCAAAGTACAAGCCAATGACCGGCGCCACCTCCTCCGCTTTTCCCGACGGCCGCAGGTGCAACTGCACGACCAGGTCAGACCCACCCTCGAGGCGCCACGACAGCGCGTCCGACAGCACCGGCGCCGCTTGACCGGGGGTCCACCCCAGGAAGTGTCCATCGGGAAAGTCGGCCGAGCGCGCGATGATGCCCTCGTAGCCCGGCAACGGGTCGGCGTCATCCAGGCGACGGGACGCGCCGGTGGCATCGACCCGGATGTTGGCATGGTGGACGGCACGACTGCCGGACCGAAACTGCAACCCCCGCACGTAGCGTGCGCCGGCGATCGGCACGGGCACCGAGAAGATCCGGAACACGTCGAGGCCATCAGCGCGCAGAGTGTAGGCCGGCAACTGCAGGACCAGGTCGGGCGCAGTGGTTCCCCAGGCGCCGGATGAATCGGCGAGCCGCAAAGCAGGCGTGGGGCCGGCGGCTTCGGCCGGCGGTGGTCCTGCGGGCGTACCGGCAGCGACCCATTGCGTGATCGTGGCGATCTCGGTGTCGCTCATCCGGCGCGTGCCCTCGAACTCGCCGAAGCCCGGCTCCGGTTTCCACGGCGGCATGAAGCGGCTCTTGATGACCGCCACAATCATCGACGCGTGACGCCGGACGTCGTCGAACGTGGCAAGGCTGAAGGGGGCATCCCCGCCTGGCGCGTGGCACGACCCGCAGCGTGCCGCGAGGATGGGGGCCACCTCGCCGCCATAGGTTATGGCGCGCGACGCCGTCTGCGCGGGCGCCTCCCGGGCTCCGCCGGACGCGCCGGCGAACGCCAGTACGGCAGCGGCGCAGGTCAGTCCCCACACATGTCGGCCCCGCATGAGTGCGGCGAGTATAGTGCGCAATCTCACCTTGACGTGCCCTTCCACCCGGCGCTATCGTCTGGCTCGTTTACACATACCGGCAATTCGCGGGATTCATTCTCTCGGGCACCAACCAGCTTCCACAGTCCGTTTCAGGAGGATCCATGCGAAAGCTCGTACTCTTGGTGGCGACCGCCGCCTTGTTCGTGGCCACCCCCGTCGCTGCCCAATCCAGCGGCATCGCCGGTGTCGTCCGGGATTCCGGCGGCGGCGTGCTGCCGGGTGTCACGGTGGAGGCGGCCAGCCCGGCGTTGATCGAGCGCGTCCGCTCCGCGATCACCGACTCGCAGGGCCGCTACAACATCATCGACCTCCGGCCTGGAACCTACTCGGTGACGTTCACCCTGCCGGGTTTTTCGACGGTCCGCCGCACCGAGATCGAGTTGCCGGCGGCATTCACGGCGA
This sequence is a window from Vicinamibacterales bacterium. Protein-coding genes within it:
- a CDS encoding sulfite oxidase; the encoded protein is MFSRRDLLWRLAMAGVMARVAPSGVVFAQTPSAAQRFGKEKLLIRSMRPPDFETPVALLDSFITPNDLFYVRSHLPIPAQLDAATWALKIGGQVNSPLSLSIDEIKKLPAVTVTVTLECAGNGRGFFEPAVAGIQWEKGAVSTARFTGARMSDVLKRAGVKTTGRNVEMHAADRPLGTMPAFVRQVPMAKAMHPDTLLAYDMNGQPMPAVHGFPLRAIVPGWEGAYSVKWVNALNVLDKDSGSFWVATAYRYPNRRVAPGAAVDAKDMVPLTGLVVKSLITSPAAGAALPAGQVAVAGFAWAGETSIAKVDISIDNGATWTAARLVGEQAKYTWRRFEHTFTVSTPRSVLILSRATDSTGTSQPAVSHWNPSGYLWNQYDSVRVEIASA
- a CDS encoding tetratricopeptide repeat protein encodes the protein MRGRHVWGLTCAAAVLAFAGASGGAREAPAQTASRAITYGGEVAPILAARCGSCHAPGGDAPFSLATFDDVRRHASMIVAVIKSRFMPPWKPEPGFGEFEGTRRMSDTEIATITQWVAAGTPAGPPPAEAAGPTPALRLADSSGAWGTTAPDLVLQLPAYTLRADGLDVFRIFSVPVPIAGARYVRGLQFRSGSRAVHHANIRVDATGASRRLDDADPLPGYEGIIARSADFPDGHFLGWTPGQAAPVLSDALSWRLEGGSDLVVQLHLRPSGKAEEVAPVIGLYFGNGPPSRQPTVIRLGRQDLDVPAGASRHVVTDSFVLPVDAEVRAVQPHAHYRARSMDGWATLPDGSRRALIRITEWDMNWQDRYLYAAPFWLPAGTRLSLEYVFDNSEANPRNPDRPPTRAAWGWRSSDEMADLWVQVMTRTDADRARLRQAADLKMQTEDAVGSEVLLRREPNHVNLRNDAAGLYLALGQPAKALIHFSAVTKLQPGSAAAWFNEGVALEAAGRPGEARARYAQALTIDASYSAAHNNLATLLLKDGRVADARAGFERAVNTDPGNADARANLAVVLAGDGATDAALTQVALALEQKPDLLTRLTPVVWLLAAHPEPMARRPAAARRLAERIVAATGRRDPAALDALAGCQAAMGLFEDAVRLASEAESATSANQPALRQAIRERMALYRAGKVFTLTPP